Genomic DNA from Parasteatoda tepidariorum isolate YZ-2023 chromosome 3, CAS_Ptep_4.0, whole genome shotgun sequence:
ATGAAAACCGCtcttaatgtgtatttttagaattctcataacgcatttataaataatctcTATAGAGGGACGAAACGGCCTGTACTCGGTCTGTGCTTAGAGACATTTGTATATATCTTGACATTTATATTCATGAAGTGAAcatctgtaataaaaatatgcgtttgtatgttttgtttgttagtttgttttgtttgtatGTTCGTTTGTTTCGTTTGTAtgtttggtttatttgtttgtttgcttgttttgttttgtttcactttgttttgttttgtttgtttgtttgcttgttttgttttgtttcactttgctttgttttgtttgtttgtttgcttgcttgcttgtttgtttgtttgttggttcgttagtttgtttgtttgtttgtttgtttgtttgtttgtttgttcgTTAGTTCgttagtttgtttgtttgtttgtttgtttgtttgtttgtttgtttgtttgtttgtttgtttattggtttgtttgtttgtttattggtttgcttgtttgtttgttttatttattgactgATTTTTCTAAATGCAGTATATTGTGATTCAGATCTTCCTGGGTATAAAAATGCCAAAGAGTTAGTGAATTATTATCTAGTCTTGAAGATGCTTCGAAATGATTTGCTggagaaagagaaaaattaccACGACGAAGAAAAGAAGCTTGTCACTGATCGGGAGAGGTTGGCCGAAGAAGCTAAACTCTATCCCTTgaagattttagaaaaagagAATGTCATGTATGATCTCCGCACAACGATCAAAGATATTAATGACAAATCAAATGATTTGGAGCAAGAGGTCAGTAAACaaagaacgatttttttttgacgtagttaacttttaaaatcgtGCGTAAGGTACGatacaattaccaaattttactacatctaccaaattttatcacacattataaaattatattttatcgttaattcttttaaaatcattactaaagcacttcggtaaaaattaacgaaatttttgGTGCTCCATACAGCCAGAATcacgatatattttttatccaattcttttgaccatactttaagttttgaccatacttttctcAGTGTACCCTTTAAGGATgccaaacatttatttatgtttttagttggATCAGATTCTGGCAGAAAACGTGAAGGATGATATAGAATGGCATGATACAGATAGATGGATTGAGAAAATGTACAGAATGATTCAACAACGAATCCCATTTATAGCTGATGATACAAAAGAGCCTGATTCTGCATTAGagcaactaaataaaataaaggagttTGTTTCAATGGCTACAGAAATTATTAACAgattgaaactgaaaaaacagATATGATTAGTTCTCTATTAActcgttttaaaaattcctttgtaTTATCCATTTGAATAACACTGACAGAAAATTCCTTTTCTGGGAAATGATTGAGCTAAtagataagtatttttttaattaaaaaattcttgacatATGCTTTAACTTCtgtggtttaaaataaattattttgaattaaacacagttttattttacttttacagaCCTGTTCTCTTCtatgtttatttcaatatcCGTTCGATTTCGATTTAAATCAtacttaaatcatatttaaatcataCTTCCTGAGCaactgaattttatatatacgaatttttccaaaattcgatttctgaCAAACTATTTGACCGCGtattcgctcaaattttgtatttcgacatgtacagtccgcaaaaaaaaaaagatatcaccctgaataactttcgttctaatgatccgattttcacgaactaagtatcaatcttaatggttcctggggatgacctcaaatatgctaattaattagtgctaactattaattaagttacgaaatcagacacaaaaacgtactttctctgaataaacatatatttttttttacNTGCCGACTGTacaattacattctttaaaattatgtaaaaaattctataccctacaatttaaattttttttctactattattgaataaaataattgtaaatatttgttaaaatgtatcttttgcttgtaattatctttgtaaaacgaattttataattgtgtgtaatttttttttaattcgccgaagaagttctcgagatatggcgaattacgcaaaaagcaaaattaatatttagggttccaaactttggatcgctcttcTTACTGAACTATGGGGACACAATTTCCCAGGTTGCAGCTAACCCCTTTATTTTGGCAGTCAGAAACTTAATTCAgtcgtcgaaaaaaaggtaggtttattcagggaaaatacgtttttgtgcctgatttcgtaatttaaaatatcgtctgcaccaattaattaacatatttgaggccAACCCTTCGAACCAATAAGAATGAGttctaaaacgtgaagatcgatcattatatcaaaagttattcagggtggttcgtttttttTAGCGTACTGTGCTTCCAGTACTGATTGTTTCGGTTATCTGCTGAAATATATGCCATCACCAACTGTAAGTTTAGCTGTcgaattatttcagaaaattaagtaaCTAAAGTTATAAAGAATAcgcatcgttttttttttaatttttggttgctatatattttattaaaaattttgtatatatatatgaaaataaaaccaCCTTCAGACAGATATGTAAGGAACTTTCAggattttgaaaacaattgtaacaaaaaacattaatagaaTGTATTAGCAATATTTCAGTTATCATAATATAAACATGAGATATGGTATGTAAATACGAGAgtaataggaaaaaatattattttaaaagtaatttaagaagGCGGGGAACATTATTGATTTCACTGATCAATTCTATCAGTAGTCATAAAAGTAATCTTTCAGtcagtttaaaaaagaagaaaaacctaTTTGAtcgaaatgaaataaagttccATAACaagttgtttaaataaaaagaaaaaaaattacaattttgtttcaattccaCGTCCAATTATCTGACATGTTTAAAGCTCGTAGAAttgagaataaataattattatattttcaattacagAAACTAGTTGATTATTCCAaacaagtaattatttatacacGTATGtcatgaaagaaaaagagagaatattaaaagaaaaaagtttttctgaaatgattttcaccacggttaatatattttattaacaaaacaatgtaaattattGTATCGATTTACATAATGCATCTACAAAATGCATCTACAATCATTGGCTTCATTGTTTATTCTAGTTCGTTCGGTATCCTTTCATTGTTGACCTGAAAATATGTTCTAATCCAGGgtttaaatcttaataaataatggCTTTTTCCATTATtgactgaaaagtaaatattttcgaaaaaaaagttgcaagtGAAATATACATCCTGTAGCGTTCTAAACttggaaataataaagtttttcataCTTATATAACTAACAATGCACAAtgcacaagaaaaaaaaccattatgattaaaaaattttatctttgttatgcgaaacaaatgaaaaacattttttattcataataaaaatctgTAACTTTGACGAAGACATTGAACATGAAATATGTTGTGACcactgaagaataaaaaaatgaatgtttaatttagtttaatgaaatttaatttttaaatgataggaAATTGTGTTATGAATTTATATGATCCACGAATGTAAAGCATCAAAGATTTGACAAAGTAAGTTTACCctcaatttatgaaattttaaattttttaaaactataattcaaaacatttatctCGAATTAAACATTAAGACATACTTCAAGTGCTCagataaaagaataaagtagAATAAGTAGATTCTTTATCACGAAGAAAGTGGTCCTTAAACATTTAGACGCACTTCAAATGCTCagataaaagaataaagtagAATCTTTATCACGAAAGAAGTGATCCATAAACATCTAGACGCACTTCAAATGCccagataaaaagaataaagtagAATAAGTAGATTCTTTAACATGAAGGAAGTGATCCTTAAACATTTAGACGTACTTCAAATGCCCAGATAAAGGAATAAAGTAGAATAAGTAGATTCTTTATAATGAAGGAAGTGTTCCTTAAACATTTAGACGCATTTCAAATGCTCggataaaagaataaagttgAATAAGTATATTCTTTATGACAAAGGAAgtgattcttaaaaatttagactCACTTCAAATGTTCagataaaagaataaagtagAATAAGTAGATTCTTTATCACGAAGGAAGTGATCCTTAAACATTTAGACGCACTTCAAATGCCCAGATAAAAAGACTAAAGTAGAATAAGTAGATTCCTTATGACAAAGGAACTGGTCCTTAAACATTTAGACGCACTTC
This window encodes:
- the LOC107456044 gene encoding coiled-coil domain-containing protein 42 homolog isoform X2 gives rise to the protein MEEKLKGSQISNPRLSLSKTVIPVKLDQSISEKLIRKRTVADKLDEQQEILRSKYRDKVKSIQLIKDGFQKKEEELMYSIQLVETYIREIQLLKQNAGDMYEDLDLENQEINLEFFKLEREVRGILERNSITQKRMEIFRRYKEHLQSIASNLPGYKNAKELVNYYLVLKMLRNDLLEKEKNYHDEEKKLVTDRERLAEEAKLYPLKILEKENVMYDLRTTIKDINDKSNDLEQELDQILAENVKDDIEWHDTDRWIEKMYRMIQQRIPFIADDTKEPDSALEQLNKIKEFVSMATEIINRLKLKKQI
- the LOC107456044 gene encoding myosin heavy chain, clone 203-like isoform X1, with amino-acid sequence MEEKLKGSQISNPRLSLSKTVIPVKLDQSISEKLIRKRTVADKLDEQQEILRSKYRDKVKSIQLIKDGFQKKEEELMYSIQLVETYIREIQLLKQNAGDMYEDLDLENQEINLEFFKLEREVRGILERNSITQKRMEIFRRYKEHLQSIASIYCDSDLPGYKNAKELVNYYLVLKMLRNDLLEKEKNYHDEEKKLVTDRERLAEEAKLYPLKILEKENVMYDLRTTIKDINDKSNDLEQELDQILAENVKDDIEWHDTDRWIEKMYRMIQQRIPFIADDTKEPDSALEQLNKIKEFVSMATEIINRLKLKKQI